A single window of Acetohalobium arabaticum DSM 5501 DNA harbors:
- a CDS encoding energy-coupling factor ABC transporter substrate-binding protein, whose translation MSLTSKNLIILCLILIVTITPLIIKQNAGFGGADGEAEGIIKKMNSDYEPWFSVIWSPPSGEIESLLFALQAALGAGFLGYYIGSKRAEAKYKDESE comes from the coding sequence ATGAGCTTAACCAGTAAGAATTTAATTATTTTATGTTTGATATTAATCGTGACTATTACTCCATTAATTATTAAGCAAAATGCTGGCTTTGGTGGAGCTGATGGAGAAGCTGAAGGTATAATAAAAAAGATGAATTCTGATTATGAACCTTGGTTTTCTGTTATCTGGTCACCTCCTAGTGGAGAAATTGAGAGTCTATTATTTGCACTACAGGCTGCCTTAGGAGCAGGATTTTTAGGCTACTATATAGGAAGCAAGCGGGCTGAAGCTAAGTATAAAGATGAATCAGAGTAG
- the thiC gene encoding phosphomethylpyrimidine synthase ThiC, whose translation MTQLSKAKEGIITNEMEAVAENEGLSPEEIRSGVAQGEIVIPSNVNRDRIDYMGIGSNLQTKVNASIGSSKDYPDPEREKEKLQAALETGADAIMDLSTGGDIDLVRKNTLEIADVPVGTVPIYQAGIESIDKYGSVVEMKEEDIFTEIERQAEAGVDFMAIHCGMTLEVLERLKKEGRTTDIVSRGGGFLTGWMLHHNRENPLYTDYDRVLEIAKKHDVTLSLGDGIRPGAVVDSLDRAQIQGLLVTGELVQRAREAGVQVMVEGPGHVPLEDIDTTIQVQKELCHQAPFFILGMLVTDLAAGYDHIVAAIGGARSTWAGADFVCYVTPAEHLGLPAPEDIGAGVTAAKIATHAGDIAKYGEEVKQLDRKMAEARIKDDWQEQIKLAINEDEIEARKGEELRDEMKVMDQKKAEPMEIVDNYLQ comes from the coding sequence ATGACTCAATTGTCAAAGGCCAAAGAAGGGATTATTACAAACGAAATGGAAGCAGTAGCTGAGAATGAAGGATTGTCACCAGAAGAGATTAGAAGCGGAGTAGCCCAAGGGGAGATTGTGATTCCCAGCAATGTAAATCGGGATAGAATAGATTATATGGGAATCGGCAGTAATTTACAGACAAAGGTTAATGCCAGTATCGGTTCCTCAAAGGATTATCCTGATCCTGAACGGGAGAAGGAGAAGCTGCAGGCGGCTTTAGAAACAGGGGCTGATGCCATTATGGATCTCTCTACTGGCGGTGATATAGATCTAGTGCGGAAGAATACTCTTGAGATTGCTGATGTACCGGTTGGTACAGTTCCGATTTATCAGGCCGGAATTGAGAGTATAGATAAGTATGGATCAGTAGTAGAGATGAAAGAAGAGGATATCTTTACTGAGATTGAACGCCAGGCGGAAGCCGGAGTTGATTTTATGGCTATTCACTGCGGAATGACTCTGGAAGTATTGGAGAGATTAAAGAAGGAAGGTCGGACTACAGATATCGTTAGCCGCGGCGGCGGTTTCTTAACTGGCTGGATGTTACATCATAACCGGGAGAATCCACTATATACAGATTATGATCGAGTATTAGAGATTGCTAAGAAGCATGATGTTACTTTGAGTTTAGGTGATGGAATTAGACCTGGAGCAGTAGTCGATTCCTTAGATCGAGCCCAGATACAGGGACTGTTAGTAACTGGTGAGTTAGTACAGAGAGCAAGAGAAGCTGGAGTCCAAGTTATGGTTGAAGGACCCGGCCATGTTCCGCTAGAGGATATTGATACAACTATCCAGGTCCAGAAGGAGTTATGCCATCAGGCACCGTTCTTCATTTTAGGTATGCTGGTTACTGATTTAGCTGCTGGCTATGATCATATTGTGGCTGCTATTGGTGGAGCCAGATCTACCTGGGCCGGTGCTGATTTTGTCTGTTATGTTACTCCGGCTGAGCATTTGGGACTACCGGCTCCAGAGGATATAGGAGCAGGAGTAACAGCGGCTAAGATTGCTACTCATGCTGGTGATATAGCAAAGTATGGTGAAGAAGTAAAGCAGTTGGACCGCAAGATGGCTGAAGCCAGGATTAAGGATGATTGGCAGGAACAGATTAAGTTAGCTATTAATGAAGATGAAATAGAGGCTAGAAAAGGTGAAGAATTAAGAGATGAGATGAAGGTAATGGATCAAAAGAAAGCAGAGCCAATGGAGATTGTAGATAATTATTTACAATAA
- a CDS encoding IS607 family transposase, with product MKLSVKEAADFLGVAKSTLRRWDNEGKLVADRTEGGHRRYPKDKLIAFQKKDNNQSKLTIGYCRVSSHGQKDDLKRQVENVSNYCIANGYQFKIIRDIGSGLNYKKKGLKELIELIESRKIERIVVNYKDRLIRFGYEMFEQICELNNVEIEIINHTENKTYQEELVDDVLSIITVFSAKLYGSRSSKAKKIKETNKELFD from the coding sequence ATGAAGTTATCTGTTAAAGAGGCAGCTGACTTTTTAGGTGTTGCAAAATCTACTTTAAGGCGCTGGGATAACGAAGGTAAGCTAGTTGCTGATCGAACTGAAGGCGGACATAGGAGATATCCTAAAGATAAATTAATTGCTTTTCAAAAGAAAGATAATAACCAAAGCAAGTTAACTATTGGATACTGTAGAGTATCTAGTCATGGCCAAAAGGATGACCTTAAACGACAAGTAGAAAATGTATCTAATTATTGTATTGCTAATGGTTATCAGTTTAAAATCATAAGAGATATTGGCAGCGGGCTTAATTATAAAAAGAAAGGTTTAAAAGAGCTTATTGAATTAATTGAGAGCAGGAAGATTGAAAGGATTGTAGTTAATTACAAAGATAGACTTATTAGATTTGGTTATGAAATGTTTGAGCAAATTTGTGAGTTAAATAATGTTGAAATAGAAATTATTAATCACACTGAAAATAAAACTTACCAAGAAGAGTTAGTTGATGATGTATTATCAATCATTACAGTCTTTTCAGCTAAATTATATGGTAGTCGAAGTAGTAAAGCTAAAAAAATTAAAGAGACTAATAAAGAGCTATTTGATTAG
- a CDS encoding ABC transporter substrate-binding protein yields the protein MKLRQILIGLLLAAVFLAGCTAGVKTTYAEDYFAKVTDDLGREVIIKEKPQRIISLAPSHTETLFALEAGNRVVGVTEYADYPKVVNEIDKVGTIKEPNVEKIIQLQPDLVLAAGITPKEVITRLNELGIDVVGLNPTDVSEIIDSISLIDKATGQVEEAEIITTEMRNRVEEITETVAKNVDEAQRPKVFYEIWKKPLYTAGPETFIDDLIHLAGGINIAHQAEGMWPQYSFEVLLAENPEVYLASSHSWKHQVSKESILQREKFQEIKAIQNERVYIIDQDIVNRASPRIITALEKVAKAVHPELFN from the coding sequence ATGAAATTGAGACAGATACTTATTGGACTTTTGCTGGCAGCAGTCTTTTTAGCTGGCTGTACAGCAGGGGTAAAGACAACTTATGCTGAGGATTATTTTGCTAAAGTTACTGATGATTTAGGAAGGGAAGTTATTATAAAAGAAAAGCCGCAGCGAATAATTTCTCTAGCGCCGAGCCATACTGAAACTTTATTTGCTCTTGAAGCTGGTAATAGAGTTGTAGGTGTAACTGAGTATGCCGATTATCCCAAGGTAGTTAATGAAATTGATAAAGTCGGTACGATCAAAGAACCGAATGTGGAGAAGATAATCCAGCTGCAGCCGGATTTAGTCTTAGCAGCGGGAATTACTCCTAAAGAAGTGATAACTAGATTAAATGAGTTAGGTATTGATGTTGTGGGGTTAAATCCTACGGATGTAAGTGAAATTATAGATTCTATCTCGTTAATCGATAAGGCAACTGGTCAGGTGGAAGAAGCAGAGATAATTACAACTGAGATGAGAAATAGAGTAGAAGAGATTACTGAAACTGTAGCAAAGAATGTGGATGAAGCCCAGCGTCCTAAAGTTTTTTATGAGATCTGGAAAAAACCGCTGTATACTGCTGGTCCGGAGACTTTTATCGATGATCTAATCCATTTAGCTGGCGGGATCAATATTGCTCATCAGGCAGAGGGAATGTGGCCGCAGTACAGCTTTGAGGTTCTATTAGCTGAGAATCCTGAGGTCTATCTTGCTTCCTCACACAGCTGGAAGCATCAGGTGAGTAAAGAATCAATTCTACAGCGCGAGAAGTTTCAAGAGATTAAGGCTATACAGAACGAACGAGTATATATTATAGATCAGGATATTGTTAATCGGGCTTCACCACGGATTATTACTGCCTTAGAGAAAGTAGCTAAAGCAGTTCATCCTGAATTATTTAATTAA
- the thiC gene encoding phosphomethylpyrimidine synthase ThiC yields the protein MTQLIKAKSGKITFEMEQIATREGIAPEVIRKKVAAGELVIPKNKERKTSFSQGFGAELKTKISTSVGLYDNYTDLKTELNKVDLAVELGTDAIMDLSKDGDIDNMRRQVLDNTELPVGTLPIYQAAKESQEKTDSILDMTVDDIFNIVEKQAADGVDFMGIHAGLKRDILDRLKFEGRVEGLVSHGGQILAGWMLHNDCENPFYEHYDRLLEIAKEYDVTISLADTFRPGAIEDSLDRAQVQELIILGELVEEGWNEGVQMMVKGPGHIPLDQIESTVQLQKELCHGAPYFTFGPLVTDLATGYDDINSAIGGAHAAAAGADLLCYVTPVEHLDFPTKEDIQQGVMAAKIAAQVGDLSKGDQRAWELEEKMAQARKELDWKEEIELALNPKHAEEIRSKRNPAGSDGCAMCGEYCAIKVVNEYLN from the coding sequence GCTACAAGGGAAGGAATAGCACCGGAGGTTATTAGAAAAAAGGTAGCAGCAGGAGAGCTTGTGATACCCAAAAATAAGGAGCGTAAAACTAGTTTTAGCCAGGGGTTTGGAGCTGAACTTAAGACTAAAATAAGTACTAGTGTGGGGCTTTATGATAATTATACTGATCTTAAAACAGAGCTGAATAAAGTGGATCTAGCAGTAGAACTTGGTACTGATGCCATAATGGATCTGAGTAAAGATGGAGATATAGATAATATGCGGCGTCAGGTCTTAGATAATACTGAACTGCCGGTAGGTACATTACCGATTTATCAGGCAGCTAAAGAAAGTCAGGAAAAAACAGATTCGATTCTGGATATGACAGTAGATGATATCTTTAACATAGTAGAGAAACAGGCAGCTGATGGAGTTGATTTCATGGGGATTCATGCTGGATTGAAACGGGATATTCTTGATAGATTGAAGTTTGAAGGACGAGTAGAGGGACTAGTCAGCCACGGCGGTCAGATCTTAGCCGGCTGGATGCTACATAATGACTGTGAGAATCCTTTTTATGAACATTATGATCGTCTGTTAGAAATAGCTAAAGAATATGATGTAACTATCAGTTTAGCAGATACCTTTCGGCCAGGAGCAATTGAGGACTCTTTAGACCGAGCACAGGTCCAGGAGTTGATTATTTTAGGAGAATTAGTAGAAGAAGGCTGGAATGAAGGGGTGCAGATGATGGTTAAAGGGCCGGGCCATATTCCTCTAGATCAGATTGAGAGTACAGTTCAGCTGCAGAAAGAGCTCTGTCATGGTGCACCTTACTTTACTTTTGGTCCTTTAGTGACTGACTTGGCTACTGGCTATGATGATATTAATTCTGCTATCGGTGGAGCCCATGCTGCTGCTGCTGGGGCTGATCTTTTATGTTACGTAACACCAGTAGAACATCTTGATTTTCCGACTAAAGAAGATATTCAGCAAGGAGTTATGGCAGCTAAGATTGCAGCTCAAGTGGGAGATTTATCGAAAGGAGATCAAAGAGCTTGGGAGTTAGAAGAAAAGATGGCTCAAGCTAGAAAAGAATTAGATTGGAAAGAGGAGATAGAATTAGCTTTAAATCCTAAACACGCAGAAGAAATCAGAAGTAAAAGGAATCCTGCTGGTAGTGATGGTTGTGCTATGTGTGGAGAGTATTGTGCAATAAAAGTAGTTAATGAATACTTGAATTAA
- a CDS encoding AIR synthase related protein translates to MERDVSVIDLTVDEKLVIACDSIGRIGPKEEDIVETSGRIVGKLSARVALMEALAVRATPISVVNTLSVEYEPTGKEIIAGIEEEIAVLDMVEGDIITGSTEENIPTLQTGIGITVVGRAAKEELRVADSQSGDLMVALGLPKVGDEVLESIEEIVNLADLEQILELDYIHDILPVGSKGIKYEAELLAELNGLGLELEETVIDLKKSAGPATALLLTLPEEYWAELKNLFSKPLNLLGRLHSP, encoded by the coding sequence ATGGAACGTGATGTTTCAGTTATAGACTTAACAGTTGATGAGAAATTGGTTATAGCCTGTGATTCTATAGGCCGAATCGGTCCTAAAGAAGAAGATATAGTTGAAACTAGCGGTAGAATAGTAGGAAAACTGAGTGCTAGAGTAGCCTTGATGGAGGCTTTAGCTGTCAGGGCTACTCCTATCTCTGTGGTTAATACTCTCAGTGTCGAGTATGAGCCGACAGGAAAAGAGATTATTGCTGGCATTGAGGAAGAGATAGCAGTCCTTGATATGGTTGAAGGAGATATTATAACAGGGAGTACTGAAGAGAATATCCCGACACTTCAGACAGGGATAGGAATTACTGTTGTTGGTAGAGCAGCTAAAGAAGAATTGCGAGTGGCTGATTCTCAATCCGGGGACCTGATGGTAGCATTAGGGCTGCCTAAAGTAGGAGATGAGGTATTGGAGTCTATAGAGGAGATAGTTAATTTAGCAGATCTGGAGCAGATATTAGAACTGGATTATATTCATGATATTTTACCGGTAGGTTCAAAGGGGATTAAATATGAGGCAGAGCTGTTAGCAGAGCTAAATGGATTGGGTTTAGAACTTGAAGAGACTGTAATTGATCTGAAAAAGTCGGCTGGTCCGGCTACAGCCTTATTGCTAACGCTGCCTGAAGAATACTGGGCTGAGCTAAAGAATTTATTTAGTAAACCGCTTAATCTATTGGGGCGGCTTCATTCACCATAA
- a CDS encoding energy-coupling factor ABC transporter permease encodes MNKKKNTILIGLYFLVGIMLFPDRIYAMHIAEGFLPVKWAGIWWIAMLPFLALGIKKVKSITQKEGPGIKMLLALAGAFVFVLSSLKLPSLTGSCSHPTGVGLGAILFGPWPMVVLGCIVLIFQAVLLAHGGLTTLGANVFSMAIVGPFVAYGAYRLLKKLNAPNWLSVFTGSALGNLLTYITTATQLAWAFPGKTGFIASLIKFMGVFATTQVPLAVTEGLVTVLIFNLLLEYSEGELKELSVISKGETV; translated from the coding sequence ATGAATAAAAAGAAGAATACTATTTTAATTGGGCTTTATTTTTTAGTAGGAATAATGTTATTTCCAGATAGGATTTATGCGATGCATATTGCTGAGGGATTTTTACCAGTTAAATGGGCTGGTATCTGGTGGATTGCAATGCTGCCTTTCTTAGCATTAGGTATTAAAAAAGTAAAAAGTATAACTCAGAAAGAAGGTCCAGGAATTAAAATGTTACTAGCTTTAGCTGGAGCTTTTGTGTTTGTTCTTTCCTCACTTAAGTTACCTTCTTTGACTGGAAGCTGTTCTCATCCTACCGGAGTAGGTTTGGGCGCTATTCTCTTTGGTCCTTGGCCGATGGTTGTTTTAGGCTGTATTGTCCTAATTTTTCAGGCGGTTTTACTGGCTCATGGTGGCTTAACTACTTTAGGGGCAAATGTCTTTTCTATGGCTATTGTAGGTCCCTTTGTAGCCTATGGAGCTTACAGATTGCTAAAAAAACTAAATGCTCCCAATTGGTTGTCGGTATTTACGGGATCAGCTTTAGGTAACCTATTGACTTATATAACAACAGCTACTCAATTAGCTTGGGCCTTTCCAGGAAAAACTGGATTCATAGCTTCATTAATTAAGTTTATGGGTGTGTTTGCTACTACCCAGGTACCGCTAGCCGTGACAGAGGGTTTAGTTACAGTTTTAATCTTTAACTTGTTGTTAGAGTATAGTGAAGGAGAGTTAAAGGAGCTATCAGTTATCTCAAAGGGGGAAACAGTATGA
- a CDS encoding sugar phosphate isomerase/epimerase family protein, with amino-acid sequence MRELFNFSVYTLEWFENDWQQVVDFCQEQGFAGIELLSAGLDRNQAKDEIPNDLIKGMHLSYYLNWLPLTSTEYNKLDLDKVIADYREELELASELDVDYVVFHASSVKSEDVFREDFTYSDSTILSEIVEVVNKVMAGMDVEFKLLFENLWWSGLTFLDKKEALEFIHQVDYENVGFLVDTGHLMNTNPKLSTEAEGLDYLERILIEFQDTADLFYGVHLHKSLSGSYRQQNQDRLYDEFKSSQDYEEKVKVVREFISNVDQHLPFRDESPIEVLDLIKPDYVTHEFTCYEKEEFIQFLQIQRDLLNHN; translated from the coding sequence ATGAGGGAATTATTTAATTTTAGTGTCTATACTCTAGAGTGGTTTGAGAATGACTGGCAGCAGGTAGTTGATTTCTGTCAAGAGCAGGGATTTGCTGGAATAGAGCTGTTATCTGCTGGGTTAGATAGAAACCAGGCTAAGGATGAGATACCTAATGATTTAATAAAGGGGATGCATCTTTCTTATTATTTAAATTGGCTGCCGTTAACAAGTACTGAATATAATAAGCTGGACTTAGATAAAGTTATTGCTGATTATAGAGAGGAATTGGAATTAGCCTCTGAATTGGATGTGGATTATGTTGTATTTCATGCCAGTAGTGTAAAGTCTGAAGATGTATTTAGAGAGGATTTTACTTATTCTGATTCGACTATTCTATCTGAGATAGTAGAAGTAGTCAATAAAGTAATGGCTGGCATGGATGTGGAGTTTAAGTTATTATTTGAGAATCTCTGGTGGAGTGGATTAACTTTTTTGGATAAGAAAGAAGCTTTGGAATTTATTCATCAGGTAGATTACGAAAATGTAGGCTTTTTAGTCGATACTGGACATCTGATGAATACTAATCCTAAACTGAGTACAGAAGCTGAAGGTTTAGATTATCTGGAAAGGATATTAATAGAGTTTCAGGATACGGCTGATTTATTTTATGGAGTTCATCTACATAAGTCACTTTCAGGATCTTATCGTCAACAGAACCAGGATAGGCTGTATGATGAGTTTAAAAGCAGCCAGGATTATGAAGAAAAGGTTAAGGTAGTTAGAGAGTTTATTTCTAATGTTGATCAGCATCTTCCTTTTAGAGATGAGTCTCCTATAGAAGTGTTAGATTTAATTAAGCCTGATTATGTTACTCATGAATTCACCTGTTATGAGAAAGAGGAGTTTATTCAATTTTTACAGATTCAGAGGGATTTATTAAATCATAATTGA
- the cobT gene encoding nicotinate-nucleotide--dimethylbenzimidazole phosphoribosyltransferase, whose product MELLEKTVAEIDKLNEEKMAEAKQRLDSLTKPPGSLGKLEEIAIKLAGMSGELYPKVDKKVHIVMAGDHGVVSEGVSAVSQEVTIQMVYNFLNEGAAINVLANQVGVDVTIIDIGVAGELDAEGLIDKKVKLGTDNLAQGPAMDRKEAVASIETGIEVVTEMIENGANLIGTGEMGIGNTTPSSAILAAITDLSLDDTVGFGTGIDDDQLEKKKEIVAQALEVNQPDVNDGLDVLAKVGGLEIGGMAGVMLGAAAANKPVMVDGFISGAAALIAQKIEPKVTDYLIPSHKSVEPGHIRMYEILGLEPMLDMDMRLGEGTGAVLGMNLVESATRIISQMATFEEAQVEH is encoded by the coding sequence ATGGAATTATTAGAGAAAACAGTAGCAGAAATTGATAAGTTGAATGAAGAAAAGATGGCTGAAGCTAAACAGAGGCTGGATAGCTTAACCAAGCCTCCAGGAAGCCTAGGTAAGCTTGAGGAGATTGCTATTAAACTGGCGGGAATGAGTGGAGAATTATATCCTAAAGTAGATAAAAAAGTACATATTGTGATGGCTGGAGATCATGGTGTAGTGAGTGAAGGAGTCAGTGCTGTTTCTCAGGAAGTAACGATTCAGATGGTTTATAATTTCTTGAATGAAGGAGCAGCCATTAATGTACTGGCTAATCAAGTAGGAGTAGATGTAACTATTATTGATATAGGAGTAGCTGGTGAGCTAGATGCTGAAGGTCTAATAGATAAAAAAGTAAAGTTAGGAACTGATAATTTAGCTCAGGGACCAGCTATGGATCGCAAAGAAGCTGTGGCTAGTATCGAAACAGGAATTGAAGTTGTAACTGAAATGATTGAAAATGGAGCTAATTTGATTGGAACTGGAGAGATGGGAATTGGTAATACTACTCCTAGTAGTGCTATTTTAGCAGCTATAACTGACTTGTCTCTTGATGATACTGTAGGATTTGGAACGGGTATTGATGATGACCAGTTAGAAAAGAAGAAGGAAATAGTTGCTCAAGCATTAGAAGTTAATCAGCCTGATGTAAATGATGGTTTAGATGTTTTAGCCAAAGTAGGTGGTTTAGAGATAGGAGGAATGGCAGGCGTTATGCTGGGAGCAGCAGCAGCTAATAAACCAGTGATGGTTGATGGTTTTATTTCTGGAGCAGCAGCTTTGATTGCTCAAAAAATAGAACCTAAAGTAACAGATTATTTGATTCCTTCTCATAAATCTGTAGAACCAGGACATATCAGGATGTATGAAATTTTAGGTTTAGAACCGATGCTGGATATGGATATGCGATTAGGCGAAGGTACAGGAGCCGTTTTAGGTATGAATTTAGTAGAATCAGCAACAAGAATTATTAGCCAGATGGCTACTTTTGAAGAGGCTCAAGTAGAACATTAA
- a CDS encoding IS200/IS605 family accessory protein TnpB-related protein, with translation MLRTSKIRITDQEFKEFAIEKVYLTRHFENMLLILLEQDYKQEIGDRKLISNPYVMRAVIRDTKGGQYADKVSYIKDKYQDHGLMQDLIKVGKQLKKDNLVMTMRKVRKDFKSFYTKVKNGDNSANPPKPKKLSKMNSYTLLIDNDKGMSLAYLKKGQNKLGITLDHDEGRKYLYIDHQAVRDIVGDLDNIQSVNLQYSNGELYLLITYHQEVETNNDRPHKLAGLDIGVDNLAAIYIEDEASPSLIVAGKKYKTYNSKFNRQIAQISNSIDTCKLESRKNYLRKYKSYLFEKRNRFFYDQFHKVSKRLLEYLDQHDVTELVISDNLNHLKNNGNCKLQKKTKQNFIQIPFGKLLDYLKYKAKEYGIKVTVVNEAYTSKSNSFTNEVHKVKSLQQKIDSLKAQQKQIESDIKYQQYQCLIDAYQDLLDKYNYQGKRVKRGLYLDYINDLAMHSDINGARNIAKLSSNYQKKDCNNLKKLCNPIKVENDYQFCQLLKQDKQAA, from the coding sequence ATGCTTAGAACTAGCAAAATTAGGATTACTGACCAAGAATTTAAAGAGTTTGCTATCGAAAAAGTATATCTGACCAGACATTTCGAAAATATGCTACTGATTTTACTAGAACAAGACTACAAACAAGAGATCGGTGATAGAAAGTTAATTTCCAATCCTTATGTAATGAGAGCAGTAATTAGGGATACCAAAGGAGGTCAATATGCTGATAAGGTTTCTTATATTAAAGATAAATATCAAGACCATGGCTTAATGCAGGATTTAATTAAAGTAGGTAAACAGCTTAAAAAAGATAATCTAGTCATGACTATGCGTAAAGTTAGAAAGGATTTTAAGTCTTTTTACACTAAAGTTAAGAATGGTGATAACTCAGCTAATCCACCCAAACCTAAGAAATTATCTAAAATGAATAGTTACACTTTATTAATTGATAACGATAAAGGAATGTCACTAGCTTATCTTAAGAAAGGACAGAATAAGCTAGGAATTACTCTTGATCATGATGAAGGCAGAAAATATCTCTATATTGACCATCAAGCTGTTAGAGATATAGTTGGTGATTTAGATAATATCCAAAGTGTTAATTTACAATACTCCAATGGTGAATTATATTTGTTGATTACTTACCATCAAGAAGTTGAGACTAACAATGATAGACCGCATAAACTTGCTGGATTAGATATTGGAGTCGATAATCTAGCAGCTATCTATATAGAAGATGAAGCTAGTCCTAGTTTGATAGTAGCTGGTAAAAAGTATAAAACTTACAATAGTAAATTTAACCGTCAGATAGCTCAAATATCTAATAGTATTGATACCTGCAAGTTAGAATCCAGAAAGAACTATCTTCGCAAATATAAAAGTTATTTATTTGAAAAACGAAATAGATTCTTCTATGACCAATTTCATAAAGTTAGTAAGCGGCTTTTAGAATATTTAGACCAACATGATGTAACCGAACTTGTTATTTCAGATAATCTTAATCATTTAAAGAATAATGGCAACTGCAAATTACAAAAGAAAACTAAACAGAACTTTATTCAAATTCCATTTGGCAAACTATTAGACTACTTAAAATATAAAGCTAAAGAGTATGGAATTAAAGTTACTGTTGTAAATGAAGCCTATACTTCAAAATCAAACTCTTTTACTAATGAGGTGCATAAAGTTAAGTCATTGCAGCAAAAGATTGATAGTTTAAAAGCTCAACAGAAACAAATTGAGTCTGATATTAAATACCAACAATACCAATGCTTAATTGATGCTTACCAAGATTTATTAGATAAATACAACTATCAAGGTAAGCGAGTTAAGCGAGGATTATACCTTGATTATATTAATGATTTAGCTATGCATAGCGACATTAATGGAGCTAGAAATATTGCTAAGTTAAGCTCTAATTATCAAAAGAAGGATTGTAACAATCTTAAAAAGTTATGTAATCCCATTAAAGTAGAAAATGACTATCAATTTTGTCAATTGTTAAAACAAGATAAACAAGCAGCTTAA
- a CDS encoding ECF transporter S component — MSFKTNTKEREENFWQARNLVKMALFTALSGIGAWLTFPSPIGTVALDSAPGYFLGLMAGGWQGAIVLCLGHLLSAVKMGFPLGPIHLLVGILMGGCGLAVSYLYQRVNVVITIIVGSLLNGVVVNACLIPLLGIGFFAGMTPILLLASVVNIILAVLLYRLLKGKIDRI, encoded by the coding sequence ATGTCTTTTAAAACTAATACCAAAGAAAGAGAGGAAAATTTCTGGCAGGCAAGAAATTTAGTTAAAATGGCTCTCTTTACCGCTTTAAGCGGTATTGGAGCCTGGCTTACCTTTCCTAGTCCCATTGGAACGGTAGCTTTGGATTCAGCGCCGGGATACTTTTTAGGACTTATGGCTGGAGGATGGCAGGGGGCTATTGTGTTATGTTTAGGCCATCTGCTTTCAGCTGTTAAGATGGGCTTTCCGTTAGGACCGATTCATCTTTTGGTTGGAATCTTAATGGGCGGCTGTGGATTGGCAGTTAGCTATTTATATCAAAGAGTTAATGTGGTAATTACTATAATTGTAGGTAGTCTATTAAATGGAGTAGTAGTGAATGCATGCTTAATTCCGCTGTTAGGAATAGGCTTTTTTGCAGGAATGACTCCTATTCTATTATTGGCTTCAGTAGTCAATATTATATTGGCAGTTCTACTCTATCGATTATTGAAGGGGAAAATTGATCGAATATAG